GGGTAATCTACACCACGAGCAGATACATCAGATGTTACAAGGATAATACTCTTCGACTTGCGGAACTCATCAGAAACTCTGGTTCTGTAACTCTGCGGTTTTCTAGAATGGATCTCTCTGACGTTCAGGCTTAGTTGGCCGAGCAGATCGGCCACCAATCTCGTAACCATAGCAGTTGTACAGAAAATAATCACCTGCAACAACAAGGAGATGTGTTGTTAGTTCAGGAATACATTGGTTGGCTCACAATTGCACTAGAGAAACAGTTTTTACCTTATAACCCACATTATCAGCAATGTGTTTTTTAAGGAGCGCATATATAAGCGAGAAATGTCTATCCAGTGTTGCAATCATGTACATTTGTGAGACCTGTGAGATAAAACAGATAACATCCAATCATATGGCAGTCCATTTAAATGAGTTTAAAAGATAAAGTTTTACCTTTTGATGAGTCTCCCCACTACCCTCTTGAACACAATTGACGAACTCATGATCTTGTTTCAAAGCAATATGACATATTTGGCGGACCTtgacacaagaaaaaaaaaacataattcaagaTTCCAACCCAAAAGTGAGAGCCTTTTGTGCAAGAAACTGACGCTTACCTCTTCAGGTACAGTGGCGGAAAACAAAAAGGTTTGTCTCTGCTTAGGAACAGCGGCGATGATCCTCTCAATATCCCTTCGGAAACCCATGTCCAAGAGATGATCAGCTTCATCAAGAACAAGGACTTtcacacctttcaaccttgtCGCAAATCCAGAAGTGTTGTCAATATGGTCTATGAGCCTTCCGGGTGTAGCCACTAGAATCTGAGAGTGTTCAAACATGtgattattaaacaaaatatggAGACACATCTCAGTGTTTAACAGACATACATTCTTTCTCCAGTTATCAGTtgtaatttatcatttttacaaACTGAACGCACCATATGCACATAACGATTGAAAAACAaccaaattaattaaaagaagTATATGCAACTCCATTGGTAACATTTTCAATCTTAGAGCCTAAAACAAGTGCAAGATTTTCTCACAATCAACTGAACATAAGTACACATGGATGCAAAAGAAATATCTTACCTGGCAAGGATGTTTTTGCATACGCCTCTGCTCAGCAGGAAGCTTAGTGCCTCCAATCACAACTTCAACACCAATAGATGAGTGATACTTGAGCAAAATGTTAGCTTCGGCAGCTGCTTGACAAGCAAGTTCCCGAGTAGGGCATACCACAAGAACAATAATTGGGGGATGCCTATTGTCCCGGCTTACAGGTGGAGACTTGATAACAGCTTCAATTGATGGaagcttaaaatatatttaaaaaaaaaacgataagAACAAAACTCAACAATTCCTAACTGACCAACTTATATCCATGAATCAAGAGTCTCACCAAAAACGCAACGGTTTTCCCAGTGCCAGTTTTGGCCTTAGCTAGCACATCTTTACCTGATGTTCAAGAAGAAACATTAGaggaaataaataaacaata
This genomic stretch from Brassica napus cultivar Da-Ae chromosome C9, Da-Ae, whole genome shotgun sequence harbors:
- the LOC125592314 gene encoding DEAD-box ATP-dependent RNA helicase 25 — translated: MTSDGPKSGKKRREIRAKLAKELAGGEDESGNKRRPKRGREDKSADVDEPLIKKAASTASVEAADNKPKTSDSYLSKTRFDQFPLSPLSLKGIQDAGFKTMTVVQEATLPIILKGKDVLAKAKTGTGKTVAFLLPSIEAVIKSPPVSRDNRHPPIIVLVVCPTRELACQAAAEANILLKYHSSIGVEVVIGGTKLPAEQRRMQKHPCQILVATPGRLIDHIDNTSGFATRLKGVKVLVLDEADHLLDMGFRRDIERIIAAVPKQRQTFLFSATVPEEVRQICHIALKQDHEFVNCVQEGSGETHQKVSQMYMIATLDRHFSLIYALLKKHIADNVGYKVIIFCTTAMVTRLVADLLGQLSLNVREIHSRKPQSYRTRVSDEFRKSKSIILVTSDVSARGVDYPDVSLVVQMGLPSDREQYIHRLGRTGRKGKEGEGVLLLAPWEEYFLSSVKDLPIAKAPLPPIDHEAVKKVQKALSQVEMTHKEAAYQAWLGYYKSQKKIARDTTRLVELANEFSRSMGLDTPPAIPINVIGKMGLKNVPGLRVAPGFDKRKGKKNYRSR